The proteins below are encoded in one region of Silene latifolia isolate original U9 population chromosome 2, ASM4854445v1, whole genome shotgun sequence:
- the LOC141631960 gene encoding F-box/FBD/LRR-repeat protein At1g13570-like has product MSKRGRLKKKYIVDVPSDLITELPRHVIDVIMERVPLYDAARMSVLSRKWFDIWRSIPKLAFDAKFFKRVFRRKVINTHQFYHIVSKILFHHSGQLIRFHLDIPDLTSQPDVSQWICYLSRNGVSDICIQNQCLMPPKLSSDIFSCGNLENLKLQSCTINPPHDYEGFRKMTCLELDSTVLSAKAFKSLIRGCPLLQELRLTNFIDMEHVTIDAPNLSRLIVDGTFKSLDVRNAEKLESAVIGLQKCVDVSLKASLGVLIQSLASSSKLQKLVFRGHFVKAIYQMFMPPPTFEKLKNLELSSIHLNEVDEFSSIISIIQSCPAIERLNISVTTSKQETSHMLVYDPCIVLQCLRYANVEICRGSNMELKLIEFLLKCSPILKKISITASASIGSTFTPEVMHQLVCFRRASQNVEVSCPNPAVSVYPVSSDSDWVCDCGSYSDSD; this is encoded by the exons ATGAGCAAACGAGGCCGATTGAAGAAGAAATATATCGTTGATGTTCCTTCAGACTTAATTACGGAGTTGCCAAGACATGTAATCGATGTTATCATGGAGCGTGTACCCCTCTATGATGCTGCAAGAATGTCTGTTCTGTCGCGCAAGTGGTTTGACATTTGGAGGTCAATACCGAAACTTGCATTTGATGCTAAATTTTTCAAGCGGGTCTTTAGACGTAAAGTAATCAACACTCATCAATTTTACCACATTGTCAGCAAAATACTCTTTCATCATTCGGGTCAACTTATCAGGTTCCACTTGGACATTCCTGATCTTACATCACAACCGGATGTTAGTCAATGGATATGCTACTTGTCGAGAAATGGTGTTTCAGACATTTGCATTCAAAATCAGTGTCTTATGCCCCCTAAGTTGAGCTCGGACATTTTCTCTTGCGGCAACCTTGAAAACCTAAAGCTTCAGTCTTGTACGATTAATCCTCCTCATGACTATGAGGGTTTTAGAAAGATGACTTGTCTGGAGCTTGATTCAACCGTGCTTAGTGCAAAAGCATTCAAATCTCTTATTCGAGGTTGCCCACTTCTGCAAGAATTAAGATTAACGAACTTCATTGATATGGAGCACGTTACTATAGATGCTCCTAATCTTAGTCGTTTGATTGTCGATGGCACATTCAAATCACTTGATGTGAGAAATGCTGAAAAATTAGAGTCAGCGGTTATTGGCTTACAGAAATGTGTCGATGTCAGTCTTAAGGCCAGTTTAGGTGTCCTGATCCAGTCGCTGGCAAGTTCTTCTAAGCTGCAAAAACTTGTTTTCAGGGGTCACTTTGTCAAG GCAATTTATCAGATGTTCATGCCTCCTCCAACTTTTGAGAAACTGAAAAACCTTGAATTATCTTCCATCCATTTGAATGAAGTGGATGAATTTTCTTCGATTATAAGCATTATCCAAAGCTGTCCTGCCATTGAAAGGCTTAACATCTCT GTTACTACGAGCAAACAAGAGACGTCCCATATGTTAGTTTACGATCCCTGCATTGTTCTGCAGTGTCTCCGTTATGCCAATGTTGAAATTTGTCGAGGCTCAAATATGGAGCTTAAGTTAATTGAATTTTTGCTCAAATGCTCCCCTATCTTGAAAAAGATATCAATTACTGCATCTGCTAGCATCGGGAGTACTTTTACACCAGAGGTGATGCATCAGTTGGTTTGTTTTCGTAGAGCGTCACAGAACGTGGAAGTCAGCTGCCCTAATCCTGCTGTTTCTGTGTACCCTGTTTCCAGCGATTCTGACTGGGTATGTGATTGTGGTTCTTATTCTGATTCTGATTAG
- the LOC141631968 gene encoding F-box/FBD/LRR-repeat protein At1g13570-like has protein sequence MSKQRKLKRQKTGGVIPPDLITELPRHVIDGIMEHLPLHDAARMSVLSHKWLDIWRSIPILTFDAQFFKRVFKNKRNNTTHEFYDIATRILIYHSGHLLRFHLEIPVLTSNPDINQWIYHLSKNGVSDISIQNQNQTSLKLSSHIFSCSNIEKLKLQSCIIDPFNNFKGFRKMTCLDLDKTTITSNAFKRLIRGCPLLQELRLTNCIPIQNITIVSPNLCHLTVRGTFKSIYVRNVENLVSAVIGFDKRVDGGVKASLDVLINALANSSNLQKLGFRGHFVKTMYEMFLPPPTFDKLRNLELSSIHLNEVEEFCSIISIIENCPVIERLNISVSTSKIETVHVLDYNHDFVLKCLRYASVEICRGSNMELKLIQFLLECSPILKKISITASTTNGCTFTPELLLHLVRFRRASQMVDVFPELAVSGSIRKPSRF, from the exons ATGAGCAAACAGCGCAAATTGAAGAGACAAAAGACCGGTGGTGTTATTCCCCCAGACTTAATTACGGAGTTGCCAAGACATGTAATCGATGGCATCATGGAGCACTTACCCCTTCATGATGCTGCAAGAATGTCCGTTCTATCACACAAGTGGCTCGACATTTGGAGGTCAATTCCGATACTTACATTTGATGCTCAATTTTTCAAGCGGGTTTTTAAAAATAAACGTAACAACACCACCCATGAATTTTACGACATTGCGACCAGAATACTCATTTATCATTCAGGTCATCTTCTCCGGTTCCACTTGGAAATTCCCGTACTTACTTCCAACCCGGATATTAATCAATGGATATACCACTTGTCGAAAAATGGTGTTTCAGACATTTCCATTCAAAATCAGAATCAGACTTCTCTTAAGCTTAGCTCCCACATTTTCTCTTGCAGCAACATTGAAAAACTGAAGCTTCAGTCTTGTATAATTGATCCTTTCAATAACTTTAAGGGTTTTAGAAAGATGACATGTCTCGACCTTGATAAAACCACGATTACTTCAAATGCGTTCAAACGTCTTATTCGAGGTTGCCCACTTCTGCAAGAATTAAGATTAACCAACTGCATTCCTATCCAGAATATAACAATTGTTTCTCCTAATCTTTGTCATTTGACTGTCCGTGGCACGTTTAAATCAATTTATGTGAGGAATGTTGAAAATTTGGTGTCAGCTGTTATTGGTTTCGATAAACGTGTTGATGGCGGTGTTAAGGCCAGTTTAGATGTCCTGATTAACGCTCTTGCAAATTCGTCTAATCTGCAGAAACTTGGTTTCAGGGGTCACTTTGTTAAG ACAATGTATGAGATGTTTTTGCCGCCTCCAACTTTTGATAAACTGAGAAACCTTGAATTATCGTCAATTCATTTGAATGAGGTCGAGGAATTTTGTTCGATTATAAGCATCATCGAAAACTGTCCTGTCATTGAAAGGCTTAACATCTCT GTATCGACGAGCAAAATTGAGACGGTTCATGTGTTAGATTACAATCACGACTTCGTTCTGAAGTGTCTTCGTTATGCAAGTGTTGAAATTTGTAGAGGCTCTAATATGGAGCTCAAGTTGATCCAATTCTTGCTTGAATGCTCTCCTATCTTGAAAAAGATATCAATAACTGCATCCACTACCAACGGGTGTACTTTCACACCAGAGCTGTTGCTTCACTTGGTTCGTTTTCGCAGAGCGTCACAGATGGTGGACGTCTTCCCTGAACTGGCTGTTTCGGGTTCGATCAGGAAACCTTCTAGATtctga